A stretch of the Vitis riparia cultivar Riparia Gloire de Montpellier isolate 1030 chromosome 13, EGFV_Vit.rip_1.0, whole genome shotgun sequence genome encodes the following:
- the LOC117927863 gene encoding laccase-17-like, protein MGSSLLSSAAMFRVLFLVLNSLWLFPELASAGITRHYKFNIKLQNVTRLCHTKNIVSVNGQFPGPRIIAREGDRVVVNVVNHVPNNVTIHWHGVRQLRSGWADGPAYVTQCPIQTGQTYVYNFTITGQRGTLFWHAHISWLRSTVYGPIIILPKKNVPYPFVKPYKEVPIIFGEWWNADPEAVITQALQNGGGPNVSDAYTINGLPGPLYNCSAQDTFKLKVKPGKTYLLRLINAALNDELFFSIANHTLTVVDVDAIYVKPFKTDTILITPGQTTNLLLKAKPHFPNATFLMAARPYATGRGTFDNSTVAGLLHYEPPQKSSPSASSFKNLPVFKPTLPPLNDTSFAANFTRKLRSLANSQFPANVPKKVDKRFFFTVGLGTSPCPQNQTCQGPNNSTKFSASVNNVSFVVPTTAILQAHFFQQSNGVYTTDFPATPIFPFNYTGTPPNNTMASNGTKVVVLPFNTTVELVLQDTSILGIESHPLHLHGFNFFVVGQGFGNFDSKKDPPKFNLVDPVERNTVGVPSGGWVAIRFVADNPGVWFMHCHLEVHTSWGLKMAWIVKDGKLPNQKLPPPPSDLPQC, encoded by the exons ATGGGTTCTTCTCTTCTTTCATCAGCAGCAATGTTCAGAGTTCTGTTCCTAGTTTTGAACTCTCTGTGGTTGTTTCCCGAGCTTGCCAGTGCTGGCATCACTAGGCATTACAAGTtcaat ATCAAGTTGCAGAATGTAACAAGGTTGTGCCACACGAAGAACATTGTGAGTGTGAATGGGCAGTTTCCAGGACCTCGCATCATTGCTAGGGAAGGAGATCGAGTGGTGGTTAATGTGGTTAACCATGTCCCGAACAATGTCACTATCCATTG GCATGGAGTTCGACAGCTTCGGAGTGGGTGGGCAGATGGGCCTGCATATGTAACTCAGTGCCCTATTCAAACAGGCCAGACCTATGTATACAATTTCACCATCACTGGCCAAAGGGGAACCCTGTTTTGGCATGCTCACATTTCATGGCTAAGATCCACTGTCTATGGACCCATCATCATCCTTCCAAAGAAAAATGTCCCTTACCCGTTTGTCAAACCCTACAAGGAAGTTCCCATCATATTTG GAGAATGGTGGAATGCGGATCCAGAGGCAGTCATTACCCAGGCCCTGCAGAATGGAGGTGGCCCCAATGTCTCTGATGCCTATACCATCAACGGCCTCCCTGGCCCCTTGTACAACTGCTCAGCTCAAG ATACTTTCAAGCTAAAGGTAAAACCCGGGAAGACCTACCTCCTGAGATTGATCAATGCTGCACTCAATGATGAGCTCTTCTTCAGCATTGCCAACCACACCCTTACAGTGGTTGATGTGGATGCCATCTACGTCAAACCCTTTAAAACCGATACAATTTTGATCACTCCTGGCCAAACCACCAACCTCCTCCTCAAGGCCAAACCCCACTTCCCTAATGCCACCTTCCTCATGGCTGCTCGCCCTTATGCCACCGGCCGTGGAACCTTTGACAATTCCACTGTTGCCGGTCTCCTCCACTATGAACCACCACAAAAATCCTCTCCCTCTGCCTCCTCCTTTAAAAACCTTCCTGTCTTCAAACCAACACTCCCTCCTCTAAATGACACTTCTTTCGCGGCCAACTTCACCAGAAAACTCCGAAGCTTGGCAAACAGTCAGTTCCCTGCCAATGTACCGAAAAAGGTTGACAAAAGATTTTTCTTCACAGTTGGGCTAGGGACAAGCCCTTGCCCTCAGAACCAGACCTGTCAAGGTCCCAACAACAGTACCAAATTTTCAGCCTCGGTTAACAATGTCTCCTTTGTTGTACCCACCACAGCCATCCTCCAAGCACACTTTTTTCAGCAATCCAATGGCGTCTACACCACAGATTTTCCAGCCACTCCAATCTTTCCTTTCAATTATACAGGGACACCACCCAACAACACCATGGCGAGCAACGGAACTAAGGTGGTAGTGCTTCCATTTAACACGACTGTGGAGTTGGTGCTACAAGATACTAGTATTCTTGGAATTGAAAGCCACCCTTTACACCTTCATGGCTTCAATTTCTTTGTGGTTGGTCAGGGTTTTGGGAACTTTGACTCTAAGAAGGACCCTCCCAAATTCAATCTTGTAGACCCTGTTGAAAGGAACACAGTCGGTGTGCCGTCCGGCGGTTGGGTAGCTATTCGCTTCGTCGCTGACAACCCAGGTGTATGGTTCATGCATTGCCATCTGGAAGTCCACACAAGCTGGGGTTTGAAGATGGCTTGGATAGTAAAGGATGGCAAACTACCTAATCAGAAGCTGCCTCCGCCACCCTCTGACCTTCCCCAGTGTTGA